One stretch of Kiritimatiellaceae bacterium DNA includes these proteins:
- a CDS encoding carbohydrate kinase family protein codes for MKKNEVDVIVAGHLCLDIIPAFPAEKRPLSDLHAPGRLTNVGGAVCATGGAVSNTGLALHRYGLNTRLVGKIGNDTFGRAILDVIRARDPGLTQSIVVAPGEASSYTIVINPPGIDRMFLHCPGANDAFCADDVDFPMIGTGRLFHFGYPPLMRRMFLDCGAETAKLFCNAKANGLTTSLDMARPDSGAESGRVDWRALLRNILPHVDIFLPSVDELLYMLDRPRFAKFEAALEAGEPLGGLRQTDLRALSDELIAMGTGMVVMKLGAYGLYLRSSANSARLLKFGNGAPANPAQWIDRELYHPCFEKQVVGTTGAGDCAIAGFLAGLLYGQNPEAVMDSATGSGACNVEAADAISGIPTWDALQKRISKGWKTEPGL; via the coding sequence ATGAAAAAAAATGAAGTCGATGTGATCGTCGCCGGACATCTTTGCCTGGACATTATTCCGGCGTTCCCGGCTGAAAAGCGTCCGCTGTCCGATCTCCACGCGCCGGGTCGTCTGACTAATGTCGGCGGAGCCGTCTGCGCCACCGGCGGCGCAGTATCCAATACCGGCCTCGCCCTGCACCGCTACGGGCTGAACACCCGGCTCGTCGGGAAAATCGGCAACGACACCTTCGGCCGCGCCATTCTCGACGTCATCCGCGCTCGCGATCCGGGACTGACGCAATCCATCGTCGTTGCGCCGGGCGAAGCAAGCTCATACACCATCGTCATCAATCCGCCCGGTATCGACCGGATGTTTCTGCACTGCCCCGGTGCCAATGATGCGTTCTGCGCTGACGATGTTGATTTTCCAATGATCGGGACCGGCAGACTTTTCCATTTCGGCTATCCGCCGCTGATGCGTCGTATGTTTTTAGACTGCGGTGCAGAAACGGCAAAGCTGTTTTGCAACGCCAAGGCGAACGGTCTGACAACCTCTCTGGATATGGCCCGGCCGGACTCCGGCGCGGAATCAGGCCGCGTCGACTGGCGCGCTCTGCTCCGCAATATTCTGCCGCACGTCGATATTTTCCTGCCCAGCGTGGACGAACTGCTCTATATGCTCGACCGCCCGCGCTTTGCAAAATTTGAAGCCGCGCTCGAGGCCGGTGAACCGCTTGGCGGACTCCGACAAACGGATCTGCGCGCTCTGTCGGACGAACTGATTGCGATGGGCACCGGAATGGTCGTTATGAAACTCGGCGCATACGGTCTCTATCTTCGCAGTTCCGCCAATTCCGCACGGTTGTTAAAGTTTGGAAACGGCGCGCCAGCCAATCCGGCCCAATGGATTGACCGCGAGCTTTATCATCCCTGCTTTGAGAAGCAAGTAGTCGGCACAACCGGCGCGGGGGACTGCGCTATCGCGGGCTTTCTTGCCGGACTGCTTTACGGCCAAAACCCCGAAGCCGTCATGGACTCCGCCACTGGAAGCGGCGCGTGCAACGTCGAGGCCGCAGATGCAATCAGTGGAATTCCGACCTGGGATGCGCTGCAGAAACGGATTTCCAAAGGGTGGAAAACCGAGCCCGGACTTTAG
- the mnmA gene encoding tRNA 2-thiouridine(34) synthase MnmA — translation MKKRAAVGMSGGTDSSVAAALLVEQGYEVIGLTAHMWKDGSRCCSLEDVTRAQKVCAALGIRHYVVNAQDRFEEKVVAPFVSEYAAGRTPSPCIACNQFIKFGFLLDRAVQLDCDVLATGHYARLEERDGAFHLLRAVDRTKDQSYFLHRLSQKQLAHTVFPLGGWTKEEVKKWSADHNLPIVPRGESQDLCFVEEGMYPEFVEARMPEVKKKGRVLDDQGKQLAEHDGVHRFTVGQRGGTGVAVGERVYVSRIDADKNEIILSPREGAMQSECFVRDAHWISGEFPQCTAGVSPALFIVQPRYGHRGAPATLEKISDTEFKVCFSEPQFALTPGQAAVVYDGDELLGGGWIKRIAG, via the coding sequence ATGAAGAAGCGCGCGGCAGTTGGAATGAGTGGCGGCACGGACAGTTCTGTGGCGGCGGCTCTGCTTGTCGAGCAGGGGTACGAAGTGATCGGCCTGACCGCCCACATGTGGAAAGACGGATCGCGCTGCTGTTCGCTCGAAGATGTCACCCGTGCTCAGAAAGTCTGCGCGGCGCTCGGCATCCGGCACTATGTCGTCAACGCGCAGGATCGCTTCGAAGAAAAAGTGGTCGCGCCGTTTGTCAGCGAATACGCGGCTGGCCGCACGCCGTCGCCGTGTATAGCCTGCAATCAATTCATCAAATTCGGTTTTCTGCTCGACCGCGCCGTCCAGCTCGACTGCGATGTGCTGGCGACCGGCCACTACGCCCGCCTCGAAGAACGCGACGGCGCGTTTCACCTGCTGCGCGCTGTGGACCGCACCAAAGACCAGTCCTACTTCCTGCACCGTCTCTCGCAGAAACAGCTCGCGCATACCGTTTTCCCGCTCGGCGGCTGGACGAAAGAGGAAGTGAAAAAATGGTCGGCCGACCATAATCTGCCGATTGTACCGCGCGGCGAAAGTCAGGATCTCTGCTTTGTCGAAGAGGGAATGTATCCGGAGTTTGTCGAAGCGCGTATGCCGGAAGTTAAGAAGAAGGGCCGCGTACTCGACGACCAAGGCAAACAGCTGGCGGAACACGACGGCGTCCACCGCTTTACCGTCGGACAGCGCGGCGGAACCGGCGTTGCTGTCGGCGAACGCGTTTACGTCAGCCGGATTGATGCGGATAAAAACGAAATCATCCTCTCGCCGCGCGAAGGAGCGATGCAGTCGGAATGTTTCGTTCGGGACGCGCACTGGATTTCCGGTGAATTTCCTCAATGTACCGCCGGCGTCTCGCCGGCCTTGTTTATTGTCCAGCCGCGCTACGGCCACCGCGGCGCACCGGCGACGCTCGAAAAAATCAGTGATACCGAATTTAAAGTTTGTTTTTCCGAACCGCAATTTGCGCTGACCCCCGGACAGGCCGCAGTCGTTTATGACGGCGACGAACTCCTCGGCGGCGGGTGGATTAAGAGAATAGCGGGGTGA
- a CDS encoding pyridoxamine 5'-phosphate oxidase family protein produces MIPEKLQEIMQKDGVVAIATLGADGPHMVNTWNSYLRISQDGRLFIPAGYMHKTEANITHNPNVLITLASSKVQGLHGPGAGFLIKGKAKFITSGPDFDVMKEPFSWLRATLAVTIDSATQTW; encoded by the coding sequence GTGATTCCCGAAAAACTTCAGGAAATAATGCAGAAGGATGGCGTTGTGGCTATCGCGACTTTGGGAGCAGACGGGCCTCATATGGTCAATACCTGGAACAGCTACCTCCGAATCTCACAAGACGGCAGATTGTTTATCCCCGCAGGCTACATGCATAAAACGGAAGCGAATATTACCCATAACCCGAATGTGCTGATTACATTGGCCAGCAGTAAGGTTCAGGGGTTACACGGGCCGGGAGCCGGATTCCTGATCAAAGGAAAGGCAAAGTTCATAACATCCGGACCCGACTTTGACGTAATGAAGGAGCCGTTTAGCTGGTTGCGCGCCACCCTGGCCGTTACCATTGACTCGGCGACTCAAACCTGGTGA
- a CDS encoding GNAT family N-acetyltransferase has translation MNIRYESSRQITPAEFVDLLVRSTLAERRPVDDLACITAMLRHGNLLCTAWDGDKLVGVARSVTDFEYCCYLSDLAVDQAYQHAGIGKELIALTKKRLGKNAKIILLAAPKAEKYYPKIGFTAHNSAWISAAGNNSN, from the coding sequence ATGAATATCCGTTACGAGTCGTCCCGCCAAATCACTCCGGCAGAATTTGTGGATTTGCTGGTTCGGTCAACACTCGCCGAGCGGCGTCCCGTTGACGATCTCGCGTGTATCACCGCGATGCTGCGCCATGGAAACCTCCTGTGCACTGCATGGGACGGCGACAAGCTGGTGGGCGTCGCGCGCTCCGTCACCGACTTTGAGTACTGCTGCTATCTGTCGGATCTCGCCGTCGATCAGGCCTACCAGCACGCAGGCATCGGCAAAGAACTGATTGCGCTGACGAAAAAACGGCTGGGAAAGAATGCTAAAATCATCCTGCTGGCCGCGCCCAAAGCGGAAAAATATTATCCAAAAATCGGATTCACGGCGCACAACTCCGCCTGGATTTCCGCCGCAGGGAACAACTCCAACTGA
- a CDS encoding helix-turn-helix transcriptional regulator: MNNALLQIPDPADYFKGAGHHPLPVPANVLLFVRTTKNKLQEEALQSRSHHRFVLIFNLATEGRVHIDHLELHVKPGQSLLILPYQFHHFSLLASAKLKWLFCTFELTPHTFLEPLRNRVVDTGEPTQQSLKNLLEEWHRPASELQAGKLQTDLLHLLLSLKQDRQRSGSDLPPEPEDNLLRTVNRLMAEWRGRTVATTDLAQTLNLSESRLRVLFKEAAGIPLGQYMQNYRINRAMALLRTTDFSIADIAAEAGFGSPQAFSRIFKEKTNDTPRAYRQGGQP; the protein is encoded by the coding sequence ATGAACAACGCGCTACTGCAAATACCGGATCCGGCCGATTATTTCAAAGGCGCCGGACACCATCCGCTCCCGGTTCCCGCCAATGTGCTGCTGTTTGTACGGACGACAAAAAACAAACTCCAGGAGGAGGCTCTGCAGAGCCGCTCCCACCACCGCTTCGTGCTCATCTTTAATCTGGCGACCGAAGGCCGTGTGCACATCGACCATCTGGAGCTGCACGTTAAACCCGGACAGTCGCTGCTCATTCTGCCCTACCAGTTCCACCACTTCAGCCTGCTGGCTTCCGCAAAACTAAAATGGCTTTTCTGCACCTTTGAACTGACACCACACACCTTTCTGGAGCCGCTGCGGAACCGCGTGGTGGATACCGGCGAACCGACGCAGCAGTCGCTGAAAAATCTGCTCGAAGAATGGCACCGGCCGGCCTCGGAACTACAGGCCGGGAAACTGCAAACCGACCTGCTTCATCTCCTGCTTTCGCTGAAACAAGACCGTCAGCGCTCCGGCAGCGATCTGCCGCCTGAGCCGGAAGACAATCTACTGAGAACCGTTAATCGCTTAATGGCAGAGTGGCGAGGACGAACCGTTGCGACAACCGATCTGGCCCAGACGTTAAACCTGTCGGAGTCGCGATTGCGTGTGCTGTTCAAAGAGGCCGCTGGAATTCCGCTCGGGCAATACATGCAGAATTACCGGATCAACCGCGCGATGGCTCTGCTGCGCACGACGGACTTCTCGATCGCCGACATCGCCGCCGAAGCAGGCTTCGGCTCGCCGCAAGCCTTCAGCCGCATATTCAAGGAAAAGACAAACGATACTCCGCGCGCCTATCGGCAGGGCGGACAGCCGTGA
- a CDS encoding ROK family protein, translating to MRKSLMNVDVPVKPELDPDFVPAVLWNRVYQERVNFSVAPVEVTLALVCPDKTCSVFNTRILPLSAENESLTLRYLERILKFLLWQRGGSQVLISGCPAIAGKLAALYSPNGARHFDCEFFGGKVYLQPLKILACSADELPEPNEQMAALGRHFDGCRIGFDLGGSDRKCAALIDGKVVFSEEVEWNPYFESDPDYHIEGISDTLQRAALHLPRVDAIGGSAAGVYVNNEVRAASLFRGISSSDFESKIRRIFFDLKERWGGIPFEVVNDGEVTALAGSMAMNENAVLGISMGTSLAAGYVTPDGGITSWLNELAFAPVDYRTDAPADEWSGDLGCGVQYFSQQAVARLAPRAGLSFPAGMPFPEQLVEVQKLMAMGDARAEKIYSTIGTCLGYAIAHYAGFYEIRNVLLLGRVTSGIGGGIIIAKANEVLSAVFNGLDQRIEIVTPNEKEKRHGQAVAAASLPEIGGRK from the coding sequence ATGAGGAAATCCCTAATGAACGTTGATGTACCAGTTAAGCCGGAACTCGATCCCGATTTCGTCCCGGCGGTTTTATGGAACCGGGTCTATCAGGAGCGTGTGAATTTTTCGGTGGCGCCGGTTGAGGTGACGCTGGCGCTGGTTTGTCCCGATAAAACCTGTTCGGTATTCAACACCCGCATCCTGCCGCTTTCGGCGGAAAATGAATCTCTCACCCTGCGCTACCTCGAACGCATTTTAAAATTTCTGCTGTGGCAGCGCGGCGGCAGCCAAGTTCTGATTTCCGGCTGTCCGGCCATCGCCGGAAAACTCGCGGCTCTTTATTCGCCGAACGGCGCGCGGCATTTCGATTGCGAATTTTTCGGCGGGAAGGTCTATCTCCAGCCGCTGAAAATTCTGGCCTGCTCCGCGGATGAACTTCCGGAACCCAACGAACAGATGGCGGCGCTGGGGCGTCATTTCGACGGATGCCGCATCGGCTTCGACCTCGGCGGCTCCGACCGCAAGTGCGCCGCGCTGATCGACGGCAAGGTGGTTTTTTCCGAAGAGGTCGAATGGAATCCCTATTTCGAAAGCGACCCGGATTATCACATCGAAGGCATTAGCGACACGCTTCAGCGCGCCGCATTGCACCTGCCGCGAGTTGATGCCATTGGCGGCAGTGCGGCGGGAGTGTATGTGAATAACGAAGTCCGCGCGGCTTCGCTGTTCCGCGGAATTTCATCGTCCGACTTCGAATCAAAAATCCGTCGCATATTTTTCGATCTCAAGGAACGCTGGGGCGGTATTCCGTTCGAGGTAGTCAACGACGGCGAAGTCACCGCGCTGGCCGGATCGATGGCGATGAACGAAAACGCAGTGCTCGGCATTTCAATGGGCACCAGTCTGGCGGCCGGTTATGTGACGCCGGACGGCGGCATCACCTCCTGGCTTAATGAACTCGCGTTCGCGCCGGTTGATTACCGCACCGATGCGCCCGCCGATGAGTGGTCGGGCGATCTCGGTTGCGGCGTGCAGTATTTTTCGCAGCAGGCCGTTGCCCGGCTCGCGCCGCGCGCCGGACTTTCTTTTCCCGCCGGGATGCCGTTTCCGGAACAGCTGGTCGAAGTGCAAAAGCTGATGGCGATGGGCGACGCGCGGGCGGAAAAAATTTACTCCACGATCGGCACCTGTCTTGGATACGCCATTGCGCACTACGCCGGGTTCTACGAAATCCGGAACGTGCTGCTGCTTGGCCGCGTCACCAGCGGCATTGGAGGCGGCATCATCATCGCCAAAGCCAACGAAGTGCTCTCCGCCGTCTTCAACGGATTGGATCAACGGATTGAAATTGTTACACCGAATGAAAAAGAGAAGCGGCACGGCCAGGCGGTCGCGGCCGCCAGTCTTCCAGAGATCGGAGGCCGGAAGTGA
- a CDS encoding PIG-L family deacetylase, whose product MNPYLHFVESIKAGVADAKPISASGKTEPVKSTSKVLLFSPHPDDECITGLLPLRLMREAGKQIINIPVTFGSKVERRAGRAKELTDACAYLGWTVFHGAENFQPLGVVDAVRILKKFRPEIIFMPHAKDQNVRHISTHVLVMDALRQMEDDFSCTVVETEFWSAMEHPNLMVEADAQTVADLIAATSFHAEEVKRNPYHLSLPAWMQDNVRRGSELVGTQGGDAPEFTFATLYHVSRWTRGAQKDFYEGGRNLPCGENVAEESRVTGKTVMIKDFLAKIG is encoded by the coding sequence GTGAATCCATATCTGCATTTTGTTGAGAGCATCAAAGCCGGTGTTGCCGATGCCAAACCGATTTCCGCGTCCGGCAAAACGGAACCGGTCAAATCGACGTCGAAGGTTCTGCTTTTTTCTCCGCACCCGGACGACGAGTGCATTACCGGTCTGCTTCCGCTGCGCCTGATGCGCGAAGCCGGAAAACAGATCATCAATATTCCGGTCACGTTCGGCAGCAAGGTCGAACGCCGCGCGGGCCGCGCCAAAGAGCTGACCGACGCCTGCGCCTATCTCGGCTGGACGGTTTTTCATGGAGCGGAAAATTTTCAGCCGCTGGGTGTCGTCGATGCGGTGCGCATTCTGAAAAAGTTCCGTCCGGAAATTATTTTTATGCCGCACGCCAAAGATCAGAACGTCCGGCACATTTCCACGCACGTTCTCGTGATGGATGCGCTCCGGCAGATGGAGGATGATTTTTCCTGCACGGTGGTGGAGACCGAATTCTGGAGCGCCATGGAACATCCGAATCTGATGGTGGAAGCGGACGCACAAACCGTCGCCGATCTGATCGCCGCCACCTCCTTCCATGCCGAGGAAGTGAAGCGTAATCCGTATCACCTGTCGCTTCCGGCGTGGATGCAGGACAATGTGCGGCGCGGCAGCGAGCTGGTCGGCACACAGGGCGGCGATGCGCCGGAGTTTACGTTTGCGACGCTGTATCATGTGTCCAGATGGACACGTGGCGCGCAGAAAGATTTTTACGAAGGCGGGCGGAATCTGCCGTGCGGAGAAAATGTCGCCGAGGAATCCCGCGTAACCGGAAAGACGGTTATGATTAAGGATTTTTTGGCGAAGATCGGTTAG
- the nagB gene encoding glucosamine-6-phosphate deaminase codes for MEIIIQKTAEEGSAVGGRIVAKLVRYKPAAVLGLATGSTPVQLYREMIRWHKEQGLDFSKVTTFNLDEYVGLSADHHASYHRFMKGNLFDGINVPETNIHIPDGLTKNLAEYCAAYEKSIRDAGGIDLQVLGIGSDGHLGFNEPTSSFASHTRIKTLDEQTVKDNRRFFKPGEEVPRHVITMGLGSIMEARTCLLLAFGENKADAVAALVEGPVSAMVPATILQFHRDARIILDEAAASKLKKADYYKWVYGNKPEWQCY; via the coding sequence ATGGAAATCATTATTCAGAAAACGGCGGAAGAGGGCAGCGCGGTCGGCGGACGGATCGTGGCGAAGCTGGTGCGGTATAAACCGGCGGCTGTGCTTGGGCTGGCAACCGGCAGTACGCCGGTTCAGCTCTATCGTGAAATGATCCGGTGGCACAAAGAGCAAGGGCTCGATTTCAGCAAGGTCACGACGTTCAACCTCGATGAATATGTCGGACTTTCGGCTGATCACCACGCTTCATACCACCGCTTCATGAAGGGAAATCTGTTCGACGGAATCAACGTGCCGGAAACGAATATCCATATTCCCGACGGCCTGACAAAAAATCTCGCCGAATATTGTGCGGCGTACGAAAAGTCGATCCGCGATGCGGGCGGAATCGATCTTCAGGTGCTGGGAATCGGCTCGGACGGTCACCTTGGCTTTAACGAGCCGACCTCGTCGTTCGCCTCGCACACCCGCATCAAGACGCTGGATGAGCAGACCGTGAAAGATAACCGGCGTTTCTTTAAGCCGGGCGAGGAAGTGCCGCGCCATGTCATCACGATGGGGCTCGGATCCATCATGGAAGCCCGCACCTGTCTGCTGCTGGCCTTTGGCGAAAACAAAGCCGACGCCGTGGCGGCGCTGGTGGAAGGGCCGGTGTCCGCGATGGTTCCGGCAACGATTCTTCAGTTTCATCGCGACGCGCGGATTATTCTCGACGAAGCCGCCGCATCCAAACTGAAGAAGGCCGACTACTATAAATGGGTGTACGGTAATAAACCGGAATGGCAGTGCTATTGA
- a CDS encoding DNA polymerase III subunit alpha has product MKTIPFCHLHFHTEYSLLDSSCKVADAVATAKELGQEHLAITDHGVLYGVIDFYKQAQKAGIKPIIGCEVYIARNGMDEKTSQADNLHLVLLAEDNEGYNNLMHLVSFGHLEGFYYKPRIDKKLLRQYSKGLIGLSACLKGEIAEACAEGAVDKAVALAKEYSEILGPNNFFLEIQDHGIPEQKTANRHIVEVAKRTGLPLVATNDVHYIKKEHRDAHDVLICLQHGNLVSDPNRMSYSGSEFYMKSGAEMERLFPNQPEALANTVEIARRCNVELVDKNKPLHFPTFAVPPEYKSQKDYLMAIGKAGLKTLYPIDDFDNPKTDIEKQVSERFNYEVGIIEKTGFINYFLVVQDFIAYAKSQNIPVGPGRGSGAGSMLAYALGITALDPLHYNLIFERFLNPDRISPPDFDIDFCQARRSEVIEYVKDKYGRENVAQIITFGTLGAKTVIRDIGRVLALPLQECDKLAKMVPETPGATLAKALEENPDFKRATKQDPVAQEIMKYALILEGLPRHTGTHAAGVVIGEKPLIDILPLSRDKDKQVITQFEMKPMEDIGLLKMDFLGLKTLTVIQEAVEYIRTNHGVTLDINKLPLDDRKTYDLLNRGDTIGVFQVESAGMRDTLRKIGLDRVEDLIAMIALYRPGPMQFIDEFINRKHGKVKIQYDHPLLEPVLKETYGIIVYQEQIQQAANKLAGFSLGEGDILRRAMGKKDKAVMATQRENFIAGCKKTNDIDRKLGEKLWDMIEKFAEYGFNKSHSAAYGIISYQTAWLKANYPEEFMAALLSSEMGTPDKLAFLLAEAREMGLNVRAPSVNEGLARFRPEKGTVHFGLAGVKNVGAGAVESLVKERETKGPYTGLMNFCSRMDSREVNRKTLESLIKCGAFDFCHKPRSRLFAGIEMAMGRAQSAQKDKLSGQRSLFDMFSGSGPAQDSDDDLPAIEPWPDSEMLSAEKELIGFYISGHPLSVHEWTLKTFALQKIGELADVLVAAGTDEPKAFVRVGGLVDKYKKVFTKPKSPDDSPKPYARFRLEGLEAAVNAVVWSSEFPQFEKLLEDGAPLMATGKITRDFRDELEIQVSELFPLASAPGLFAEKVSLHLPETALSQEKLQAIKKIAATHPGPTPLNICVLLDSGEKIFIKADRASQVTASPELVQNLEHLLGEDAVYVGARSQPFLREPPRRRWPKK; this is encoded by the coding sequence ATGAAAACCATACCGTTCTGCCATCTTCATTTTCACACGGAATACAGCCTGCTCGACAGCTCGTGCAAGGTGGCGGATGCCGTGGCGACGGCCAAGGAGCTGGGTCAGGAGCATCTGGCGATTACCGACCACGGCGTACTCTACGGCGTGATCGATTTCTACAAGCAGGCGCAGAAGGCGGGCATTAAGCCGATCATCGGCTGCGAGGTGTACATTGCCCGCAACGGCATGGACGAGAAGACATCGCAAGCCGACAACCTGCACCTCGTTCTGCTGGCGGAGGACAACGAAGGCTACAACAATCTGATGCATCTGGTTTCGTTCGGCCATCTGGAAGGATTTTATTACAAGCCACGCATCGATAAGAAACTTCTGCGGCAGTACAGCAAAGGACTGATCGGTCTGTCGGCCTGTCTAAAAGGCGAAATTGCAGAAGCCTGCGCCGAAGGTGCCGTTGATAAGGCCGTGGCGCTGGCGAAGGAATATTCTGAAATTCTCGGGCCGAACAATTTCTTTCTGGAAATTCAGGATCACGGCATTCCGGAACAGAAAACGGCCAATCGGCATATCGTCGAAGTGGCAAAGCGCACCGGCCTGCCGCTGGTGGCGACCAACGACGTGCATTACATCAAGAAGGAACACCGCGACGCGCACGACGTTCTGATCTGTCTCCAGCACGGCAATCTGGTGAGCGATCCGAACCGGATGAGTTATTCCGGCAGCGAGTTTTACATGAAGAGCGGCGCGGAGATGGAGCGGCTTTTCCCGAACCAGCCGGAAGCACTGGCCAATACCGTTGAAATCGCCCGCCGCTGCAACGTCGAGCTGGTCGATAAAAACAAGCCGCTCCACTTTCCGACGTTCGCAGTTCCGCCGGAATATAAGAGCCAGAAGGATTACCTGATGGCCATCGGCAAAGCCGGATTGAAAACGCTTTATCCGATCGACGACTTTGACAATCCGAAAACTGATATCGAAAAACAGGTATCCGAACGGTTCAACTATGAAGTCGGCATCATCGAGAAGACCGGCTTCATCAACTATTTCCTCGTCGTGCAGGACTTCATTGCCTACGCGAAAAGTCAGAACATTCCGGTCGGGCCGGGCCGCGGTTCCGGCGCAGGCAGTATGCTGGCCTACGCGCTGGGCATCACCGCGCTCGATCCGCTGCACTACAATCTGATTTTCGAGCGCTTCCTCAATCCCGACCGTATTTCGCCGCCGGACTTTGATATCGACTTCTGTCAGGCGCGCCGCAGCGAGGTGATCGAATACGTCAAAGACAAGTACGGCCGCGAAAACGTCGCGCAGATTATCACCTTCGGAACGCTCGGCGCCAAAACCGTCATCCGCGACATCGGCCGCGTACTGGCTCTGCCGCTTCAGGAGTGCGACAAGCTCGCCAAGATGGTTCCGGAAACGCCCGGCGCGACACTGGCCAAGGCGCTGGAGGAAAATCCCGATTTCAAACGCGCGACCAAGCAGGATCCGGTAGCGCAGGAAATCATGAAGTACGCGCTGATTCTGGAAGGCCTGCCGCGCCATACCGGCACGCACGCCGCCGGTGTCGTTATCGGCGAAAAGCCGCTGATCGATATTCTTCCGCTCTCGCGGGATAAAGACAAACAGGTGATCACCCAGTTTGAAATGAAGCCGATGGAAGACATCGGCCTGCTGAAGATGGACTTTCTCGGGCTGAAAACGCTGACGGTTATTCAGGAGGCGGTTGAATATATCCGCACCAACCACGGCGTCACGCTGGACATCAACAAACTTCCGCTCGACGACAGAAAAACCTACGACCTGCTCAACCGCGGCGACACGATCGGTGTATTTCAGGTTGAAAGTGCGGGGATGCGCGACACGCTGCGCAAGATCGGCCTCGACCGCGTCGAAGACCTGATCGCCATGATCGCGCTCTACCGTCCGGGTCCGATGCAATTCATCGACGAATTTATCAACCGCAAGCACGGCAAGGTGAAAATTCAGTATGACCATCCGCTGCTCGAACCGGTGCTGAAAGAAACCTACGGCATTATCGTCTATCAGGAACAGATTCAGCAGGCGGCCAACAAGCTGGCCGGCTTCTCGCTCGGCGAAGGCGACATTCTGCGCCGCGCGATGGGGAAAAAAGATAAAGCCGTCATGGCGACCCAGCGCGAAAATTTTATCGCGGGCTGTAAAAAGACCAACGATATTGACCGCAAGCTGGGCGAAAAACTCTGGGACATGATCGAGAAGTTCGCGGAGTACGGTTTCAATAAATCGCACAGCGCGGCATACGGCATCATTTCCTACCAGACGGCGTGGCTGAAGGCCAACTACCCCGAAGAATTCATGGCCGCCCTGCTTTCAAGTGAAATGGGCACGCCCGACAAGCTGGCTTTCCTGCTGGCCGAGGCGCGCGAAATGGGACTCAACGTCCGCGCACCGAGCGTCAACGAAGGGCTGGCACGGTTCCGTCCCGAAAAAGGGACGGTTCACTTCGGTCTGGCAGGCGTGAAAAATGTCGGCGCCGGTGCGGTTGAATCGCTGGTGAAAGAACGTGAAACCAAAGGCCCGTACACTGGTTTGATGAATTTCTGTTCTCGCATGGATTCGCGCGAAGTGAACCGCAAGACGCTGGAAAGTTTGATCAAATGCGGAGCTTTCGACTTTTGCCATAAGCCGCGCAGCCGTCTGTTCGCCGGTATCGAAATGGCGATGGGCCGTGCGCAAAGCGCACAGAAAGATAAGCTGAGCGGCCAGCGCTCGCTTTTTGATATGTTCAGCGGCAGCGGCCCCGCACAGGACAGCGATGACGATCTGCCTGCCATCGAGCCGTGGCCCGACAGCGAAATGCTTTCGGCGGAAAAAGAACTGATCGGCTTTTACATTTCCGGCCATCCGCTCTCTGTGCACGAATGGACGCTGAAAACCTTCGCGCTTCAGAAAATCGGTGAACTCGCCGACGTGCTGGTCGCCGCCGGAACCGATGAGCCAAAGGCATTCGTGCGCGTCGGCGGACTGGTGGACAAATACAAAAAAGTTTTCACCAAACCGAAATCGCCGGACGACAGCCCGAAACCGTACGCCCGCTTCCGGCTCGAAGGACTCGAAGCCGCCGTCAATGCCGTCGTCTGGTCCAGCGAGTTTCCGCAATTTGAAAAACTGCTCGAAGACGGCGCACCGCTGATGGCGACCGGAAAGATCACCCGCGACTTCCGCGATGAATTGGAAATTCAGGTGTCGGAACTTTTTCCGCTGGCCTCCGCGCCCGGGCTGTTCGCCGAGAAGGTCAGCCTGCATCTGCCGGAAACGGCGCTGAGTCAGGAAAAGCTTCAGGCCATCAAAAAAATCGCGGCGACACATCCCGGCCCAACGCCGCTGAATATTTGCGTACTGCTCGATTCCGGCGAAAAGATTTTTATTAAAGCGGACCGTGCTTCACAGGTGACCGCCTCGCCGGAACTGGTGCAGAATCTCGAACACCTGCTCGGCGAAGACGCCGTTTATGTCGGCGCGCGCTCCCAGCCGTTCCTGCGCGAACCGCCCCGGCGCAGATGGCCGAAGAAATAA